GGAGCTGCGGACCCGCGTCGGGCCGCATGGAATCCTGAATGTTTTTGGAACAGCAAGTGGCGGTGAAGGCAACCATGCCGCACGAGCCAGCTTTGAGCTGGCCGAAGATAGCGATGGGTTCCGCGCCAATTCCAGTTACGGGCAACAGAAATATCAGATGAGATATGACTACAGTGCTGCACAAGATTACATCCGCGCAACACTGTCAGGACAGAACCTCAATCAAGAGACTGCTGGTTTCGTTGAAGGCAATGACGCTTACAAGGTAGACGCCCTGCGCAAAACCAATCCAAACCCGGAAGCTTTCCGCGATACGTGGTCTTCCCGTCTGGCGGTACGTTGGGAGCGCGGCTTGGACAATGGCAACTCCATTGCCATCACACCTTATGCACGTGTGAATGATATGGATTTCCTCCTGCACTTCCTTCCAGGCGACGCGCTTGAAGAAAACGAGCATTGGAGCACGGGGGTCCAGTCAGCTTACTTCATGAACCTGGATGGGGGCCATCAGGTCATCTTCGGGACAGACCTGGAATATACGCAAGGGTCACTCCGCGAGTTTCAAACAGGCCCAACCGTCTTCGGGGCATTCGTTCAGGGACTTCACTATGACTATGACGTCGAAGCTCTGGTCACAGCACCCTACATTCACTCTGTATGGTCATTGTCTGATGCAACAAAGCTGACCGCAGGTGCTCGACTGGAATACACGCGCTACGACTACACCAACAATGCACCCGACAACACTGTTGGTCGCTTTCAGCGCACACCCGATCGGATTGATGAGTTTTTTGACGTAACACCCAAGCTCGGGGTCACACATGCGTTTAATGAAAGCATCACAGGTTTTGCAAACCTCGCGCGCGGCGCGCGGGCTCCCCAGACGACCGATCTCTATCGACTTCAGGACAATCAGATCCCAGGCCAAGTGGAAAGTGAACGCACCGATAGCATCGAACTTGGCGCGCGCGGCAACCTTCATGGAGTGAGCTACGAACTTGCCAGCTACTATATGGAGAAGAGCAACTTCTTCTTCAGAGATTCTGCCCGCCTGAACGTACCAAATGGCGAAACAGAACATTACGGGATTGAGCTTGAAGCCTTCGCATCTCTGGGCGCTGGCTTTGATATTTCTGGTTCTGCCACCTACGCCGTCCACAAATATGATTTTAACCGCGCAGCGACGAATCCAGCCAATGCCATCACGTCGGGCTATGATATTGATTCAGCACCCAGAACGCTCGCCAATGTGCGTCTTGGCTACACGTTCTTGGAAGGCAAAGCGCGCGCTGAACTTGAATGGGTTCATGTGGGAGAATACGCCATGGATTCAGGCCACACCGCTACTTATGAGGGGCACGACCTTCTGAATCTGCGCGGCCAGTATGATGTAACCGACGCACTCGGTCTCTATGCACGCATCACCAATCTTGCTGATACCCGGTTTGCTGATCGCGCAGATATCATTGTGCGTGGGGGCAATGCGGTTGAACGCTTCTTTCCAGGCGAAGACCGTGCCGTCCAAATCGGCGCATCCGTGCGTTTTTAACTCAACACATGACAGCGCCAGCGTCCGCCGCTTAAGTTAAGGGCATGGAGCCACAAGCAAGTCTAGAATTATGGCCCGTCTTTCTCGGGCTCATCAACCTGGCAGCAGCAATAGCCGCAGCGGGCCACGCACTTGTTACAAAACAAGATGTCCGGGCGGCGGTTGCGTGGATTGGCGTCATCATCCTGCTTCCTGTTTTCGGCTGGGCCATCTACCTCATTTTCGGCATCAACCGCATTGCCCGCCGGGCGGAAGAGCTTCGCGGCAGCGGACACATTACCGGCGATGTTGATATTGCTGACCATCGCGGGTTAGTTGGGCAAGAGCGTGATGGAAAAATCACAGAGCGGATTGTGGAGATGGCGCGGCTTGGTCAGCGCATTGCCAAAATCCCCTATACCGATGGCAATCACATTGAGGTGCTCCGGAATGGCGAAAACGCCTATCCGGCCATGGTTGCCGCGATTGAGCAAGCCGAGAGCAGCGTGGCTCTATCCACCTACATCTTCAATAATGATGAAGCCGGACGTCAGTTCTTGGAGGTGCTCAGAAAAGCCCACGCACGGGGTGTCAAGATACGCGTCCTGATCGACGGCGTTGGCTCCTGGTATTCATTCCCTTCCATGATCAAAAAGCTGCGGGATGCAGACATTCCCCACGCCCGCTTCCTTCACTCATTCCTGCCCTGGCAAATGCCTTATCTCAATCTCCGCAACCACCAGAAAATCCTGGTGGTGGACGGCAAGGTCGGGTTTACAGGGTCCATGAATATTGCAGCGGGCAATTTGCTGCGTCCTGACGCCAAACACCCGATCCGCGATATCCACTATGCGGTCGAGGGGCCAGTGGTCGCTCACCTCATGGCCGCCTTCGCGCACGAATGGCGCTTCAGCACTGGCGAGCTTCTGGTGGGCGAGTTTTGGCGACCGGAGCTAACAAGCAAGGGCGATGTCATTGCACGAGGTCTTCCGGCGGGCCCGGATATGAACCGCAACACCATCCGGTGGACATTTCTTGGCGGTCTGTCCGAAGCACGGCAGCATATCCGTATCGTCACACCCTATTTCCTTCCAGACAGCGATCTCATCACAGCCCTGTCGCTGGCCGCCATGCGAGGGGTTACAGTCGACATTGTGCTGCCTCAAAAAAACAACCTGTTCTATATGGCCTGGGCAAGCCGAGCACTTTTAGACGAGCTGGCGGCAAGCGGCTGTCAAATCTGGATGACCGAAGGGCCATTTGACCACGCCAAGATGATGACGGTGGATGGCATATGGTGTTCCATAGGATCAGCGAACTGGGATCCTCGCAGTCTGCGTCTTAATTTCGAATTTAATCTCGAATGTTTCAGCCCCGAACTCGTGGGAACTCTTGAAGCAATAATCGATAAGAAAATTGCAGCAGCCAGGCAAGAAACCGTTGCGACACTGCGTGGACGCCCGCTGTCCGTGAAGCTGAGAGACAATGCTGCACGGCTCCTCTCGCCTTATCTGTAAGCCAACAAGGCAAGAAAACCCGATTGATGCTGGCACCTGCCGTTAGATATGCTGGATAAAGAAAACAGGGAGAAAAGAAATGAGCTGGAAAACCGCCACTGTCGAGAAACAAGGGCCCGTCGCCCTGGTCCGTTTTGACCGCGGAGGCAATCTCAATGCCTTCAATGACCAGGCCATTTCGGATCTGACAGATATTGCCCGCCATTTTCAGGATGACCTGGAGACCCAGGCCGTCGTTCTCACAGGGACAGACAAAGCCTTTTCGGCAGGGATCGATCTAAAAGAGCGTCAACAACGGTTTACCGGGCAACAATCAGATCTAGAACTCCGACGCACATATTATGCAGGGGTGCGGCTGTGCCAAGCCTGGGAAGATATGCCCCAGATCACCATCGCAGCTATTGAACGCATGGCCGTTGGAGCAGGCGTCGCGCTGCCGATCTCCCTCGACTGGCGTGTTATGGGCCGCGATGCCTTTCTCTATGTCCCAGAGGTAAAGATTGGCATCAACCTTCAATGGGGCGCCCTACCACGTCTCATCACCCTTGTCGGGCCCGCCCGTGCCAAGCGCATCTGTATTCTCTGCGAACGCATGAGTGCAGACCATGCCCTTGACTGGGGTCTCATCGAAGAGATTGCTGATGATGGTAATGTCGTAGAAGCAGCACTAGAAATGGCCCGCACAGCAGCTGGCATGCCTGCTCCCGCAGTCCGAATGGTCAAAGAGGCAGTCAATGCGACGGCAAATGCGCTCCATAGAGCCGTGAGCTATGCCGATGCGGACCAAAGTCAACTCTCCAGCAACTTCCAGTCCGCACAGGACGCTTCTAAAGATTTCAACTCATAGTCCATTAGGCTTGGCCCGATCCAAACCTTCTGCCTAACCACCTGATTCTCTTCACGAACGAACATTTTATTAGCACTTCATCCTTACAAGTATCGCTAACCAGAAAGAGGGGATCTCTGGGTGGCGGGACACACAGGACATAGGCAAAAACACAAACACGCGCGCGGAAGCGTGTCGGTTCCAAGCGTTATGGCGCTGTGTGGCCTTGCAGTGATCGGCGTCCTCCAAATACAGCCCGCCCCGACAGATCGCAACGTGACAGCGGTCTTTGCCCCTCATGTTTCTTTCGACGAGGCAGCGGCCCGCGTGAACGATGCTGGCGCTGCGGTTTTGAACGTTGGCTTTGCCGGTAACGTGATCACTGCGCGTCTCGGTGCAAATTCTAAAACTCAATCACTCAAAGATGTCGGTGCGTGGCTCATTTTGTCTGCCACGCCACCAGAGCTCTGTACGGCTGGCGGGTGGACCAGAGGCCAGGGACTGACGACGGAAAATTCATAAAGGCGGGATGAAAAAATGAAAACGACGGACAAAATTCGGGAAAAATCATACCCTTACATGCTCCCCTATCTTTGGGCGCATGTACCGGTAATTGCTGCACTTGGCATATGGAGTGGGAATGGCTGGCTCATCGCGCCAGCAGCGGCAATCCTTTTTGCAGGCGCAACAACGGCTTTCTGGAAAACAGCTGGCAACTCGCCAATGGTGAGAAATGCGTTCGCCGTCTCCTTGATGATCATGGCAATGCTGTGCGTGGCTCAGCTTCAGGGCACAGCTTTGCAGATTGATGCCCACCTTTACTTCATGGCGTCATTAGCAACTCTTATTGTTTTTGTCGACTTCAGAGCGTTGCTCGCAGCCGCAGGAATTGTTGCCGTTCATCACGTTGGCTTCAACTTTTTTGTCCCAGAATTCCTGTGGGCAGGCGGTGCAGACTTCAGCCGCGTGGCCGTTCACGCGGCCGTGGTTGTCATTGAGACGACCGTACTTGTGATGGCCGTGAAACAAATGCGCGACGCATTTGAAAGCGCCGACGCATCGTTAGAGAGAGCCGAAGAAGCTTTGGCTCAGACAGAACTCCTTTCCAATGAAGCTGAAAAACTTCAGCAGAAAAGCGAAGTTGAACGCGCCGAAGCCATGAGCCAGGTCGCAACCCGTTTTGAAGAAACAGTTGGCGGCCTTGTCGCCTCGGTCACCAAAGAAACATCTGCGATGGCAAATGTTGCGGGGATCATGAGCGACACAGCATCAGGGGCGGCTGAAAAGAGCGGCGCCGCAGCGCAGTCCTCTACAGCAGCCTCTGAAAACGTCACTGTTGTCGCATCAGCAGCCGAAGAAATGTCTGCCTCCATTCGTGAGATTGCGACACAGGTTGGTCATTCTACAGAGGTCGCTGAAACCGCCGTCGGCGACGCAGAAGAAGCCGACAGCCGGGTGCAGGAACTGGCGACAACAGCAAATAAGATCGGTGAGATCATCAGTCTCATCACAGACATTGCGGAACAGACCAATCTCCTGGCTCTGAATGCGACAATTGAAGCAGCCCGTGCCGGCGACGCCGGCAAGGGATTTGCGGTTGTCGCCTCCGAAGTGAAGAGCCTGGCGAGCCAAACCGCAAAAGCGACTGAGGAGATCACATCGCAGATCAACTCAATTCAAGCGGCAACGAATGGCACCGTAAGTTCCATCTCCGCGATCCGCGAACGCATCGACGAGATGCGCACTGTGAGTGGCGCCATTGCAGCGGCAATCGAAGAGCAATCAGCCGCCACCGCTGAAATCACACGGGCAACACAGCTTGCTGCCGACGGTGCTGAAGAGATGACCCGTCACGCAGGTGGTATCCAGACCGGGATCACGGAAACCAGCGAAGCTGCAGAAAATCTGGTGCAAAACTTCCAGTCATTGAGCGGCTACACAGAAAACCTCGACGGCGAAGTACGAAGCTTCCTGGAGAGCATCCGCGCCGCTTAAGGGGCGCACCAAACAGCATCCAATGAAAAAGCCCGGCGCATGCGCCGGGCTTTTGTTCACGTGGATGGGAAGTGGTCAGACAGACTCAACAACCAGCATGGTCCCATCAACGTCGGTCACCCGTACCGACGCGCCAACATCTGCGTCCGATCCCGAGGCCACCCAAAGCGTATCCCCAACTTTTACCTTGCCACGCCCATTCTGAATGGCCTCCGCGACGACAAATGTGCGCCCAACATAAGACTGGCCGCGCATATTGAGATTGGGTTTGTCAGAGATCTGTTGACCCGGTTGGTTCGACCAACGGTAGCCAGCATAGGCAAAGAGAACTGAGAGCACGGCGAACAGTGCCACTTCTGCCTGCCAGCTAAGCGGCAGGAGAAGATCGACGAGGGCCACGACAAGGGCAGCACCTGCAAGCCAGATCAACAATATCCCTGGCACGACCATTTCAAGCGCAGCCAGACCAACCGCTAGAATTAGCCAGGTCCAGTTGCCCCAACTTGTAAAGAACTCCTGCATGGCCTATGCCCCCGGCGTGACACGAGGAACCGAGCCTGAACCGCCGCTGGAGCTGCCACCACCAGAACCATCACTGTCCTTGCCAAACGCTTCTTTGGCGATTTCAGAGATACCGCCAATGGCGCCGATCAGACTTGAAGCCTCAAGAGGCATCATGACCAGCTTCTGGTTCGGCGCCGCAGCAACAGCCTGCAGGGCCTCAACATATTTGGTCGCCACAAAGTAGTTGATTGCCTGAACATCACCGTCCGCAATGGCCTTACTCACATCAGCCGTTGCTTGGGCTTCGGCCTGCGCTTCCCGCTCCCGGGCTTCCGCATCGCGGAAAGCAGCTTCCTTGCGACCTTCAGCCTCAAGAATGGCGCCCCGCTTCTGACCTTCAGCTTTCAGGATTTCGGACTGACGATCGCCCTCTGCCTCAAGGATCGTCGCACGCTTATCACGTTCCGCCTTCATCTGGCGTGCCATCGCATCGACCAAGTCACGCGGTGGATTAATATCCTTGATTTCGATACGGGTGACCTTCACACCCCAGGGGTTGGTCGCTTCATCAACCACAGCAAGAAGCTGCGCATTGATTTTGTCGCGTTGGCTCAGCAACTCATCAAGGTCCATGCTCCCCATCACCGTCCGCGTATTTGTCATGGTGAGGTTCAAGATCGCATATTCGAGATCATTCACTTCGTAAGACGCCTGCGCCGCATCCATCACCTGAAAGAAGACAACACCGTCGGCCGTGACCATCGCATTGTCTTTAGTGATGACTTCCTGACTGGGCACATCAAGAACGCGCTCCATCACATTCACTTTGTTGCCAATGCGATTGATGAAGGGTGTGATGATGGAAAGACCTGGTTGAAGGCTCTTCGTATACCGGCCGAAACGTTCCACCGTGTAGACAAATCCTTGCGGCACCATAACAACCGCCTTGATCAGGATGACAAGCGCGAGAGCAAACAACACAAGAACGAAAATTGTTCCACCGGACATGGGAGAGAACCTCCTTTTGATTATTGTTTCTTCTAGAGCATGTCATGTTTTATGGGATTCGTATGAATGCCAAAAAGCGCGTGAATTTGGCGCGTTCTTTGGTTCAAACTAAACGTGACTTGCTCTTATTGAATATAGGCGATGTGAAAGGCGCACGCGTGCCGAGATCATGGCAAAAAAGCGGCGTAGCCCACAAATGGACCACGCCTGAACACCCTAACTCTTTGAATGTAATGAAGAAAACCTAACGCCAGGGTTCGACCATGATTTTTGCGTGCTGCTCTGGATTGCCTAATTCTTCAAAAGCATTCTTAACCCCGTCAACACCAACCTTGTCGGTGATCAACGATTCTGCCTTGATTTTTCCCTCGGCCAGGAACCCGAGTGTTTCAGCAAATTCTTCCGGCGAATAGCCAAGTACAAATTGGACGTTCAGTTCCTTGTTGATCCCAAAGAAGGGCTCAAACTGATCAGGCTCCATACAAACACCAACAACAACAATGCGGGCAGCCTTTGGTGCACCCTCGAGAATTTGTTGAATAATCCCAGGAACACCAACGCATTCAAAGATCACACCAGGTCGTAGCTGCGGTCCAATCCCCATCATGGTCATCCAGTTTTTTGGATCATACCCTTCTGGTGCCGCTTCATCTTTCCAACGCTCGTAGGGCGATGTCTCTGCGGGGTCGAGCACAATGTCCGCACCCATTGTTTCCGCCAACTTGCGACGGGCGGGAGAAAAATCCGACGCAATGATGGGGCTGACGCCCGCGAGTTTTAGACCGGCAATGACTGCCAGACCAACCGGCCCACACCCGATCACCAACGCGACATCTTCTTCCGTAATGTTCGCCTTTTTGACGGCGTGCCAGCCAACGGCCATCGGCTCGGTCAGCGCCGCCTGCTCAGTCGGAAGACCATTTGGGACTTCCAGCAGCATCATTTCATTGAGAACCATCTGTTCGGCGAAACCGCCAGGGGTGTCGTTTGAATACCCGACCGTGCTGATACCATCCGCACCGATCGCTATCGGCATGGAACAAACCCGTGTTCCTGGTTTCAGTGTTTTTTGTGCGCCTGGTCCATAATCCAGGACCTCTGCGCAGAACTCATGTCCGAATACGATATCGCGCTTCAGATCCATTCCAAACCCACCACCAGACCGTTCTGCAATCTCCACCATCTTTGGGGCATGATGAAAGGCGTGAAGATCCGACCCACAGATGCCACAAGCCAGTGTTTTGACAACGACCTGCCCTTCACCAGGTGTTGGGTCCGGCAAAGTATCGACGACCAGATCGCCATCTCTGAATATAGCTGCACGCATATCTCTTCCTCCCAAAACTAGACTTCGGTCTATTTTTCTTAGACCTTAGCCTTAAGCGTCCGGGGAGAAAAGAACCAAGTTCGGGCGCTCAGGCTCTCTTACGCTGCCCAGCCTTGCAGGCGCGCAGCTTCTTCGCGCACCCTTTCCGGGCCACCAAGCAATTGCCGATCAAGGCCGATTCTTTTGAACCAGTAGTGAAGCCCCACAAGGTCCGTGAAGCCCATGCCGCCATGCACTTCCGTTGAGGTCCGCGCAACAAACCGCCCGACCTCAGAGAGGTGTGCTTTTGCATGACAGGACATAAGGGCTCCCTCTTCAGGGATAGCGTCTTGAGCGTAAGCCGCATACCAGACAAGCGACCGACAAGGCTCGAGCTCGGCAGCCATTTCCGCACAGAGATGTTTCACCGCCTGGAAGGAACCGATCACACGTCCAAACTGTTTTCGCTCCTTGGCATAGTCGACTGCCTTTTCAATCATCATCTGACCTGCACCCAGCGTGTCAGCAGCAATCACTGTCCGCCCAGCATCAATCATTTGCTGAACCGCCGCTGGATTGCTATTCGGCAACCGTTCAGCTGCAACATTTTCAAAGCGCAGCTCTGAAACCGGTCGTGTGAGATCAATTGTCGTGAGATCAATCCGCTCTAGACCCTTGGCCGATGCTTCGACCAGAAAGAGCGAACCCTCCTTGTCCGCCACGATAAAGATATCAGCGCCTGGGCCATCAATAACAAAAAGTGCGGAGCCCGACAGCACATCGCCTTGCGCGGTGACACTAGCACCATCACGCGCGCCGATGACTTCTGTTACCGCAACACCAGCAACAACCTCCCCGCTCGCGAGCCGTGGCAACCAGGCAGCTTTCTGCTCATCACTTCCCGCCAGGCGTAAGGCAAGAGGCGCCATCACGGCCGTCCCGATAAAGGGGATCGGCGCAACATGTCGACCTGTCATCTCAGACATAAGCGCAGCCTCAAGCATACCAAGGCCCAATCCGCCATATTCTTCAGGAATGAGGATGCCCGCCACGCCAAGCTCCGCAAACCCTGTCCAAATTGTCTTGGAGAATGCTTCATGCGCCTCTGCGGATTTTCGGACTGTGTCCAGTTCAGACGCGTCTGCGAGAAACCGGCCCACTGTATCCTGCAACATTCTTTGTTCTTCTGAGAGAGCGAATTCCATTATGCAGCTCCTTCTTTGCGGGCAGGTTTCGGTTCGCGGGGCATACCGAGCCCTCTTTCAGAGATGATGTTCTTTTGAATCTGCGCCGTTCCGCCACCAATGATGAGGCCGAGGTCAAACATGTAGGAGCGTTGCCAACGACCGCCCGAACGCAGATGCGGGCTGCGCTCATAAAGCACGCCCAGTTCGCCAAGCGCATCAATCGCAAGCGCCGCCAGCTGATGATTAAGCTCGCACCCCATCAATTTCACAACCAGCCGCGCAATACCCGGGTCTTCCTTCTTGGCACTTGCCGTAAGCAAACGCATCCCATGGAATTGCATCGCGGCCACACGTGCCTGCAACTGCACCAGTCGATCCCGGAATAGGGGATTGTCGATCAGCCGCTCGCCTGACACCGTTTCGTCGTGCATCAAGTCGATAATCGCGGCTAGCCGCGTTCCGGCCTGATTGGGGTCCCCCAACATGCCACGCTCGTGTTTGAGTGTCGCATTGGCAACAAACCAGCCCTGCCCCCGTTCAGCGACAATCTGGTTTTTCGGAACGCGAACATCAGTGAAGAAGACTTCATTGAACTCTGCATACCCCGTCATGGTCATCAAAGGACGTACTTCAATCCCAGGCGTATCCATGGAGAAGATCAGATAGCTTATTCCTTCGTGCTTGCGGGCATCTGGCTCAGTTCGCACAAGGCAAAAAATCATGTCTGACACTTGAGCGGTACTCGTCCAGATCTTCTGACCATTGATGATGAAATCATCACCGTCTTCCGTCGCCTTGGTTTGCAGGCTGGCAAGGTCAGACCCAGAGCCGGGTTCTGAATAACCCTGGCACCAAACAACCTCGCCGCGAATGGTCGGTTCGATCCATTGTTTCTTCTGCTCTTCAGTTCCCAACTCCAGCAAGGTTGGAACCAGCATGGACACACCCTGGCTGGCGAGCCCCAGAGGCAGCGAGGCCTTGGTAAACTCTTCAGCGATGATGCGGCTTTTCAGAATATCAGGCTCCGCGCCATACCCGCCATATTCAGAAGGGATCGTACGAGCGGCGTAACCATTCTTGATCAGAAGATCTTGCCACTTGCGCTGGTCAGCATTCGGACGACCTGTGCCGCTCTGTCGAGGCGACGCATCCTTATTCTCTTCAATGAACCGATTCACATCCTCGCGAAACGCTTCATATTCCGCACCATATGCGAGATCCATGAAACACCCTCCAAGCAAAGCGGCGCTGAACATAAGGCCGCTATCGTTGAGACAATTTGGAGGATGTACTAGCAGCCCGAGAGGCTGTCGTCATCTGGCGTCGAGAGAGCGGCAGATTACGCGACGGAAACAGGAAGCGGAGATTCGGAAGGCTCAGCCACTTTGTTTTCCCGGGGAAAACAAACCTCGTCTGCGATCATCTCGACAAATGCGTCTGACGCCACCGGCGGACTGAACAGATAGCCTTGAGCCTGACCGCAGCCCATAGACAGGAGAAGCTCTCGCTGTTCTTCGGTCTCAACGCCTTCGGCAATCACGCTGACACCCAGGTTGCGGGCAAGGTCGACAATCAGTTGTGGAATGGCATGACTGTTTAAGTCATCTGTCATATCTGACACAAAGCTGCGATCAATTTTCAGGGTTTGAACCGGGAATTGCTTCAGATAAGCAAGCGAGGAATAGCCGGTGCCGAAATCATCAATGCTGATGCTGACGCCAAGCGCCCGCAGACGCCGAAGAGTACCGATCACCTGATCAACATCATGCATCACGGTGCTCTCAGTCACTTCAATCTCAAGGTATTTCGGAGAAACGCCCGCCCGAACAAGGGTCGCAGCGACCTGGTCTGTAAAATCTGGGCGCCGCAGGTCAAGCGCGGACACATTCACAGCCACGCTCACTGGTGGTAGCCCCATATCCATCATACGCCGGATCTCAGCGCAAGCTTCAGCAAGCACCCAATCGGTGAGCTTGCAGATGCTGCCGTTCTTTTCTGCAACAGGAATAAAGACATCCGGCGGGATCATGCCCCGTTCAGGATGGCGCCAGCGAATGAGTGCTTCAGCACCGACAATACCACCCGTTTCGGTATCAACTTTTAGTTGGTAGTAGAGAACGAACTGATTTTCCGCGATAGCTGTGCGCAGGTCTCGCTCAATAGCATTGCGTTCAATGACCTTCAGGTGCAGCTCATGACGGTAAAGCTGAATGTTCCCGCGGCCTTCCGCCTTGGCGCGGTAAAGCGCTAGGTCGGCATTCTTTAGGAGAACTTCAGGGTCCCGTGCATCCTGCGGATAGCTCGTAATACCAATACTGACACCAGGGTGCACTTGATGCCCATTGATTGTTTGCGGCTCAGACAGAGCTTCCAAAATTCTGTTGGCATGAACAAGGACACCATCGATCCGGTCAAGATCATCGGCAATGATAGCAAACTCATCGCCGCCCAAACGAACAACCGTGTCTACTTGCCGCGAGCTCTCTTTAAGGATCGTCGCAACGCGTTGAAGAAGTTGGTCACCCACATCGTGCCCAAGCGTGTCATTCACATCTTTAAAGTTGTCCAGGTCGAGGATCATCAAAGCGACAACCTTGCCCGATCTTTCTGCATGCGCGAGCGCCAAATGCAGACGCTCTTTAAACAGGACTCGATTGCCGAGGCCGGTCAGACTATCGCTCTGCGCTTGCAGTTCAAATCGGTTGGCATTTTCCCTGGCTTCCGTAAAAGACTGCAGGACACTACGAGAAAGCTCACCAAATTCATCAAGTCGGCGCGTAAAGGGAGCCATTGTCTCTGGATCGACCGTGCGCGTTTGCGCGATCGCTGACAATTTGGACAGTGGCGAGATCACCAGGTCATAGAGAAGTTTTGATACAACAAGCATCGCCAACGCCAGAGCGGCAAGCAATCCGATCGCTAGTTGCTGAGCCATACTACTTGATTGAGCTATCACATTGCTGGTCTTCAAGCGAACAAAGACGAGCACTTCGCTAGGGGCAACATCTTTCTCCAGAAGGCGCGGTGCCATGACGGCATAACTCGCTGTCATATCGCCCCACATCACCGCCGCGCGGGAGGTTGGAGATTCAAGGCCCTCCCGAATTTCCAAAGCCAACGCAAGGTCAGCCAAATCCTCAATCGAGGCACCTCGGAACATACCACGACTGCTTACCAGCACTTCACTCGACAGAGGGTCAACAACCAGCAAAAGGGCAACATCTGCATCCGCGCCGACGATCGAAACGTACCGCTCCAGCTCGCTATGGTGCTGCATCGTCTCCAACGCATACACAATGCTGTTTGAGAGATACTTTGCCCGGTCTTCAACGACAGCGTCCTGATAGCGACCGAAGGCGATAAAGAAAAGGACGATGAGTGAAAGGCCAACAACACCTGCGAGGAAACTAAAAGGTGCCAGGATCTTCCATTTTACCGACAAATTTTCGAGCCAGTATTTTCCATATGTGTCCATGGTTCTATTCCGTCCCGCCCCAGGCTACTTTTGCGCGGCGCGAAAAGAACTTGTCCGCCCAATCAG
The DNA window shown above is from Parvibaculaceae bacterium PLY_AMNH_Bact1 and carries:
- a CDS encoding acyl-CoA dehydrogenase family protein (Derived by automated computational analysis using gene prediction method: Protein Homology. GO_function: GO:0016627 - oxidoreductase activity, acting on the CH-CH group of donors [Evidence IEA]): MDLAYGAEYEAFREDVNRFIEENKDASPRQSGTGRPNADQRKWQDLLIKNGYAARTIPSEYGGYGAEPDILKSRIIAEEFTKASLPLGLASQGVSMLVPTLLELGTEEQKKQWIEPTIRGEVVWCQGYSEPGSGSDLASLQTKATEDGDDFIINGQKIWTSTAQVSDMIFCLVRTEPDARKHEGISYLIFSMDTPGIEVRPLMTMTGYAEFNEVFFTDVRVPKNQIVAERGQGWFVANATLKHERGMLGDPNQAGTRLAAIIDLMHDETVSGERLIDNPLFRDRLVQLQARVAAMQFHGMRLLTASAKKEDPGIARLVVKLMGCELNHQLAALAIDALGELGVLYERSPHLRSGGRWQRSYMFDLGLIIGGGTAQIQKNIISERGLGMPREPKPARKEGAA
- a CDS encoding EAL domain-containing protein (Derived by automated computational analysis using gene prediction method: Protein Homology.), which produces MDTYGKYWLENLSVKWKILAPFSFLAGVVGLSLIVLFFIAFGRYQDAVVEDRAKYLSNSIVYALETMQHHSELERYVSIVGADADVALLLVVDPLSSEVLVSSRGMFRGASIEDLADLALALEIREGLESPTSRAAVMWGDMTASYAVMAPRLLEKDVAPSEVLVFVRLKTSNVIAQSSSMAQQLAIGLLAALALAMLVVSKLLYDLVISPLSKLSAIAQTRTVDPETMAPFTRRLDEFGELSRSVLQSFTEARENANRFELQAQSDSLTGLGNRVLFKERLHLALAHAERSGKVVALMILDLDNFKDVNDTLGHDVGDQLLQRVATILKESSRQVDTVVRLGGDEFAIIADDLDRIDGVLVHANRILEALSEPQTINGHQVHPGVSIGITSYPQDARDPEVLLKNADLALYRAKAEGRGNIQLYRHELHLKVIERNAIERDLRTAIAENQFVLYYQLKVDTETGGIVGAEALIRWRHPERGMIPPDVFIPVAEKNGSICKLTDWVLAEACAEIRRMMDMGLPPVSVAVNVSALDLRRPDFTDQVAATLVRAGVSPKYLEIEVTESTVMHDVDQVIGTLRRLRALGVSISIDDFGTGYSSLAYLKQFPVQTLKIDRSFVSDMTDDLNSHAIPQLIVDLARNLGVSVIAEGVETEEQRELLLSMGCGQAQGYLFSPPVASDAFVEMIADEVCFPRENKVAEPSESPLPVSVA